Within Porites lutea chromosome 2, jaPorLute2.1, whole genome shotgun sequence, the genomic segment ttggattttaaaattcttatttaACCTTTCCCTTGCCTTGGTTCACGGTGAAAGTCGCCATTATTGCTTTATTGCACTTATAAAGTTATTAACAAAAATGGAGCATTTTAGTAACGTTTCATTTTTGCAGGTACAACTAATATATTCTGAATGGACCTGAATGGTCTCTCAGTCACCCCGCAGAGGCTTCCCTAAAGCGCTTTGTGTAAATTTCCCGTCTCCTGAACAGCCTCCAGTGGTACAAGCAGTGCTTAGCAGTGTGACAGTACCTTCGAAAATAATTGCGTGACCATGAAAATGCTCACATTAGCTTCTAATTGTATTAAAGTAATCCTTTTTAGACGAAGACCTCTCTACCCTCTGATTTATCCGTGTACTTTTCGTGCTGTTGGTCAGTTTTGGGCATTTCAGACATGGTTATATCGGCGGCTGCCCGTATTTCTCTGTTCCTTCGAACAACGTTCCAAATCAAGAGGAAGATCTTCCCAACGAAAAACGTGCATGACACGGCGAGAAGAACCTCCATGAGGGCGTTGTTTGTGCGACTCACACGGTTCAAATTAAAAATCACGCTGGTTACAAAAGCCCAGATTAAAACAGGATAAACTGTTAGAGTGTAAAGGAGGTGTTCTTTAAAAAGCGTGttctctaaaataaaaaatatcacCATCCAAAGAGCGAGAATTCCGAGAACAGTGGTGACAGCATATTCTTGCCTTATTCCGTGGAGATATGTCATGTTTAGTGCGAGGCTTCGAAGAGCAGCCACGGTCACCCAGGTCGCATACACTGCGATGCCGTTGTTAAGGAAGAGGTGTATAAACCAGAACTCGTAACGTCGAATATAGTACCGTTGCTTGTACAAACCAGAGTAGCTGCAGAAGAGGGTGGCGTAAAGGAAAACCAGTATTGCGAAAACAAACCCCGTCGCGGGGTTTATAATGTCCCAGCTCGTGAACTGCGTCCAAGCCATGTTAAAAACGGAAGCCATGGTGAAGCAGACAAAGAAAAGCGGCGTTAAAACGTCCGGAACATTTCTTTGGATGT encodes:
- the LOC140928683 gene encoding uncharacterized protein, whose protein sequence is MASCYRVLKALCIILNLVMYTLLLVMNYASNNKSGILFGNKSLAQMARKYYTEFNPTPWAFEIWKLVNAWTSLWILYSLTHIQRNVPDVLTPLFFVCFTMASVFNMAWTQFTSWDIINPATGFVFAILVFLYATLFCSYSGLYKQRYYIRRYEFWFIHLFLNNGIAVYATWVTVAALRSLALNMTYLHGIRQEYAVTTVLGILALWMVIFFILENTLFKEHLLYTLTVYPVLIWAFVTSVIFNLNRVSRTNNALMEVLLAVSCTFFVGKIFLLIWNVVRRNREIRAAADITMSEMPKTDQQHEKYTDKSEGREVFV